A portion of the Aquicoccus sp. G2-2 genome contains these proteins:
- the smc gene encoding chromosome segregation protein SMC: MRFSKLRLTGFKSFVDPTDLVIADGLTGVVGPNGCGKSNLLEALRWVMGENRPTAMRGGGMEDVIFAGAATRPARNFAEVALLIDNSERLAPAGFNDNDALEIVRRITRDVGSAYKTNGKDVRARDVQMLFADASTGAHSPALVRQGQIAELINAKPQNRRRILEEAAGISGLYQRRHEAELKLKGAEQNLTRVDDVIEQLAAQLAQLARQAKQAARYRAIGEELRQAEGMLLYRRWKEADETRARAQTELRERISAAAQAETAARTAAKERLARDEALPPLREEEAIAAAILQRLQVQRDTLKDQEARAVEMIETLKRRIGQLAADMERESGLNRDAGETIERLDWEARELEKAGAGHDDKLEAAAEAAREAAKVLSDREGALSQLTEDVARLAARHHSAHRLLEDSRKTLERSEAEAGKAKAAMREAQAALATAEADFGTAGAAEKAAMAKAEEVEDALAQAETARAETQTREADARAERSEAEGEVNALSAEATALARLVERDTAEGGQILDRLQVNAGYEKALGAALADDLRAPEVEEDGPSGWALLPGYHEPQTLPDGVVALSNFVSVPEVLVRRMGQIGLVDPEEGPRLQAELQPGQRLVSTEGDLWRWDGYRAWAEDAPSAAALRLQQINRLEALKQQMEAATARAMGAKQAHESLQQRLAELTEADRQARLARREADKAMNDAARALSRAEADRNLAGSRLESLGLAVKRHEEEAMGARKQKTEAEKGVSDLGDLEAARAQVEDVKMTVEAARITMMSRRSAHDELKREGEARLKRAQEVTKEVSGWRHRLETAGKRIAELAERKEASEAELKEANAAPEEIAAKRDELSSAIEEAEARRRAAADALAAAETALRDAVVAERDAERAAGEAREARARAEARNDAAAETVAYAEERIAEDQECSPAELLETLAAEPDKMPAAETIEADVNRLKRQRDALGAVNLRAEEDAREVATEHDTLVKEKADLEEAIRTLRNGIASLNREGRERLLTAFEQVNENFALLFTHLFGGGEANLVLVESDDPLEAGLEIMCQPPGKKLSTLSLLSGGEQTLTAMALIFAVFLANPAPICVLDEVDAPLDDANVTRFCDMLDEMTHRADTRFLVITHHAVTMSRMDRLFGVTMQEQGVSQLVSVDLKKAEQMVA, from the coding sequence GTGCGCTTTTCAAAACTCAGACTGACCGGCTTCAAAAGCTTCGTCGATCCGACCGATCTGGTGATCGCGGACGGGCTGACCGGCGTTGTCGGGCCGAATGGCTGTGGCAAGTCGAACTTGCTGGAGGCGCTGCGCTGGGTGATGGGCGAAAACCGCCCGACCGCGATGCGCGGTGGCGGGATGGAAGACGTGATCTTTGCCGGGGCGGCGACACGCCCGGCGCGCAACTTCGCCGAAGTGGCCTTGCTGATCGACAATAGCGAGCGGCTGGCCCCGGCGGGGTTCAACGACAACGATGCGCTTGAGATCGTGCGGCGGATCACGCGCGATGTTGGTTCGGCCTATAAGACCAATGGCAAGGACGTGCGGGCGCGCGATGTGCAGATGCTGTTTGCTGATGCCTCCACCGGGGCGCATTCACCGGCGCTGGTGCGGCAGGGGCAGATTGCCGAGTTGATCAACGCCAAGCCGCAGAACCGGCGGCGCATTCTGGAGGAAGCGGCAGGGATTAGTGGGCTTTATCAGCGGCGTCACGAGGCGGAGTTGAAGCTGAAGGGGGCGGAGCAGAACCTGACGCGGGTTGATGACGTGATCGAACAGTTGGCCGCGCAACTTGCCCAGCTGGCGCGGCAAGCAAAGCAGGCGGCGCGGTATCGCGCGATTGGCGAGGAGCTGCGTCAGGCCGAAGGGATGCTGCTTTACCGGCGTTGGAAAGAGGCGGACGAGACACGGGCGCGCGCACAGACGGAGCTGCGAGAGCGCATATCGGCGGCGGCGCAGGCGGAAACCGCGGCGCGGACGGCGGCAAAGGAACGGTTGGCGCGTGACGAGGCATTGCCACCTCTGCGCGAGGAAGAGGCGATTGCGGCGGCGATTTTGCAGCGCTTGCAGGTGCAGCGCGACACGCTGAAGGATCAAGAAGCCCGCGCGGTGGAAATGATCGAGACGCTGAAGCGGCGAATCGGCCAGTTGGCGGCCGATATGGAGCGTGAATCCGGGCTGAACCGCGATGCCGGAGAGACGATAGAGCGGCTCGACTGGGAAGCGCGTGAGCTGGAGAAGGCGGGCGCGGGCCATGACGACAAGCTGGAGGCAGCAGCGGAGGCGGCGCGAGAGGCGGCCAAGGTGCTGTCGGATCGGGAAGGCGCGCTTTCGCAATTGACCGAGGATGTTGCCCGGCTGGCGGCGCGGCATCATTCGGCGCACAGGTTGCTGGAAGACAGTCGCAAGACGTTGGAGCGCAGCGAGGCGGAGGCCGGGAAGGCCAAGGCGGCGATGCGCGAGGCGCAAGCGGCGCTGGCCACGGCGGAGGCCGATTTCGGCACGGCTGGCGCGGCGGAGAAAGCCGCTATGGCCAAGGCCGAGGAAGTGGAAGATGCGCTGGCGCAGGCGGAGACCGCACGGGCGGAAACTCAGACGCGTGAGGCGGACGCGCGGGCGGAACGCAGCGAAGCCGAAGGTGAGGTGAACGCGCTTTCGGCGGAGGCGACGGCGCTTGCCCGACTGGTTGAGCGCGATACGGCGGAAGGCGGGCAGATCCTTGACCGGCTGCAAGTGAATGCCGGTTATGAGAAGGCGCTGGGCGCGGCGCTCGCGGATGACCTGCGCGCGCCGGAGGTTGAGGAAGACGGGCCGTCCGGCTGGGCGTTGTTGCCGGGGTATCATGAGCCGCAAACCCTGCCCGATGGGGTGGTCGCGCTGAGCAACTTTGTCTCGGTCCCCGAGGTGTTGGTGCGGCGCATGGGGCAAATTGGGCTGGTCGACCCGGAAGAAGGCCCGCGCTTGCAGGCGGAGTTGCAACCCGGACAGCGGCTGGTGTCGACCGAGGGCGATCTTTGGCGCTGGGACGGTTACCGCGCTTGGGCCGAGGACGCGCCGAGTGCGGCGGCGCTGCGCTTGCAGCAGATCAACCGGCTGGAGGCGCTGAAACAGCAGATGGAAGCCGCCACGGCGCGGGCGATGGGCGCGAAGCAGGCGCATGAAAGCTTGCAGCAGCGGCTTGCGGAGTTGACCGAAGCGGACCGGCAGGCACGGCTGGCGCGGCGCGAAGCCGACAAGGCGATGAATGATGCGGCGCGCGCGCTGAGCCGGGCCGAAGCGGATCGCAACCTTGCCGGGTCGCGGCTGGAAAGCCTTGGGCTGGCGGTGAAACGCCATGAAGAAGAGGCGATGGGCGCGCGCAAGCAGAAGACGGAGGCCGAGAAGGGAGTTTCCGATCTGGGCGATCTGGAGGCGGCGCGGGCGCAGGTGGAAGATGTGAAGATGACCGTCGAGGCGGCGCGGATCACGATGATGTCACGCCGTTCGGCGCATGACGAGTTGAAGCGCGAGGGCGAAGCCCGGTTGAAGCGCGCTCAGGAAGTGACCAAGGAGGTCTCTGGCTGGCGGCACCGGCTGGAGACGGCGGGCAAGCGGATTGCGGAACTGGCCGAGCGCAAGGAGGCTTCGGAAGCGGAGTTGAAAGAGGCCAATGCGGCGCCAGAGGAGATTGCCGCCAAACGTGATGAGCTTTCATCGGCCATAGAGGAAGCCGAGGCGCGGCGGCGCGCGGCGGCGGATGCTTTGGCCGCGGCGGAAACGGCTTTGCGCGATGCGGTGGTGGCAGAGCGCGATGCGGAGCGCGCGGCCGGGGAGGCGCGCGAGGCGCGGGCGCGAGCGGAGGCGCGCAACGATGCCGCCGCCGAGACGGTGGCCTATGCCGAGGAGCGGATTGCCGAGGATCAGGAATGCAGCCCGGCGGAGCTTCTGGAGACTCTTGCGGCGGAACCGGACAAGATGCCCGCCGCCGAAACGATAGAGGCGGATGTGAACCGGCTGAAGCGGCAGCGTGACGCGCTGGGTGCTGTGAACCTGCGCGCCGAAGAGGACGCCCGCGAGGTTGCCACGGAACATGACACCTTGGTGAAGGAAAAAGCCGATCTGGAAGAGGCGATCCGCACCTTGCGCAACGGGATTGCCAGCCTGAACCGGGAGGGCCGCGAGCGGTTGCTGACCGCGTTCGAGCAGGTGAACGAGAATTTCGCACTGCTGTTCACGCATCTGTTTGGCGGCGGGGAGGCCAATCTGGTTCTGGTGGAAAGCGATGATCCGCTTGAGGCGGGCCTTGAAATCATGTGCCAGCCGCCGGGCAAGAAACTGTCGACACTGAGCCTTTTGTCGGGCGGCGAGCAGACGTTGACTGCGATGGCGTTGATTTTTGCCGTGTTCCTTGCCAATCCGGCACCGATCTGTGTGCTTGACGAGGTGGATGCGCCGCTGGACGATGCGAACGTGACGCGGTTTTGCGACATGCTTGATGAGATGACGCACCGGGCGGACACGCGGTTTCTGGTTATCACCCACCATGCGGTGACGATGAGCCGGATGGACCGGCTTTTCGGGGT
- a CDS encoding zinc-finger domain-containing protein: protein MVTKAPETRIVSQWRVACDGGEGALGHPRVWLTIPGETGFIECGYCDAKFIHESFKDKVS, encoded by the coding sequence ATGGTCACAAAGGCCCCCGAAACCCGCATCGTGTCCCAATGGCGCGTCGCTTGCGACGGCGGTGAAGGGGCGCTCGGCCATCCCCGCGTCTGGCTCACCATTCCGGGCGAAACCGGCTTTATCGAATGTGGCTATTGCGATGCGAAATTCATCCACGAAAGCTTCAAGGACAAAGTATCATAA
- a CDS encoding DUF5928 domain-containing protein, whose protein sequence is MAKIAFILLCHKDPDAIIKQAERLTAVGDYMAIHFDASADPVHYQRIRDTLDSNPNVTFARRRIKCGWGEWSLVQATLNAVEAAVEAFPRATHFYMLSGDCMAIKSAEYAHEFLNREDVDYIESFDYFESDWIKTGWQEERLIYRHWFNERTQKRRFYAMFEIQKRLGLTRKIPEDIQVMIGSQWWCLRRRTIEWIIDFTKRRRDVMRFFRTTWIPDETFFQTLVRHLVPENEIRSRTLTFLMFTDYGMPVTFYNDHYDLLLSQDFLFARKISPEARELKRRLGLLYATRGWDFKISNEGSSLFKFLTGRGRIGRRFAIRFWETESTLGRERELMIVLCKKWHVAKRMVERIRQMTNIPCIEYLFNEEACQLPDLGGIQSTMDKRHRHRRALMRMLFDYYDTDRLIICLDPSNLDLLHDFCGDRSVTRILEIDSNFTDEYLIGHAKRVGLAGEKTPQETLDRLLPTIRGDMQFESDQIRDANFDNHYRLRESESPQVNADALEKFLAISHEKAFEIARTNYLFAD, encoded by the coding sequence ATGGCAAAAATCGCCTTCATATTGCTTTGCCACAAAGACCCGGATGCCATCATCAAGCAGGCAGAGCGGTTGACCGCCGTGGGCGATTACATGGCGATCCATTTCGATGCCAGCGCGGACCCCGTGCATTATCAACGCATCCGCGACACGCTCGATAGCAACCCGAACGTCACCTTCGCCCGCCGCCGGATCAAATGCGGCTGGGGCGAATGGTCACTGGTGCAGGCCACACTGAACGCCGTCGAAGCCGCCGTCGAAGCTTTCCCGCGCGCCACCCATTTCTACATGCTCTCGGGCGATTGCATGGCAATCAAATCCGCCGAATACGCGCATGAGTTTCTCAACCGCGAAGATGTCGATTATATCGAAAGCTTCGATTATTTCGAAAGCGACTGGATCAAGACCGGCTGGCAGGAAGAGCGCCTGATCTACCGCCACTGGTTCAATGAACGAACTCAGAAGCGTCGCTTCTATGCCATGTTCGAAATTCAGAAACGCCTCGGCCTCACCCGCAAAATCCCCGAAGACATTCAGGTCATGATCGGCTCGCAGTGGTGGTGCCTGCGCCGCCGCACAATCGAATGGATCATTGATTTCACCAAACGCCGCCGCGATGTGATGCGGTTCTTCCGCACCACCTGGATTCCCGATGAAACCTTCTTTCAGACCCTGGTGCGCCACCTCGTGCCGGAAAATGAAATCCGCTCGCGCACGCTCACCTTCCTGATGTTCACCGATTACGGGATGCCGGTGACATTCTACAACGACCACTACGATCTGCTGCTCAGTCAGGATTTCCTCTTCGCCCGTAAAATTTCTCCCGAAGCGCGCGAACTCAAACGCCGCCTTGGCCTGCTCTATGCGACCCGTGGCTGGGATTTCAAAATCTCCAACGAAGGCAGTTCCCTGTTCAAGTTTCTCACCGGGCGTGGCCGTATTGGCCGCCGCTTCGCCATCCGCTTCTGGGAAACCGAATCCACACTGGGGCGCGAACGCGAGTTGATGATCGTCCTGTGCAAGAAATGGCATGTCGCCAAACGCATGGTCGAACGCATCCGCCAGATGACCAACATTCCCTGCATCGAATACCTGTTCAACGAAGAAGCCTGCCAACTGCCCGATCTCGGCGGCATCCAGTCCACCATGGACAAGCGCCACCGCCACCGCCGCGCCCTGATGCGGATGTTGTTCGACTATTACGATACCGACCGGCTGATCATCTGTCTTGATCCCAGCAATCTCGACCTGCTGCATGATTTCTGCGGCGATCGGTCCGTCACCAGAATTCTTGAGATCGACAGCAACTTTACCGATGAATACCTGATTGGCCATGCCAAGCGGGTCGGGCTGGCGGGCGAAAAAACCCCGCAGGAAACGCTCGACCGGCTATTGCCGACGATTCGCGGCGACATGCAGTTCGAAAGCGATCAGATCAGGGATGCGAATTTCGACAACCACTACCGGTTGCGCGAATCCGAAAGCCCGCAGGTCAACGCCGACGCGCTTGAGAAATTCCTCGCCATCAGCCATGAAAAGGCGTTTGAAATCGCCCGGACAAACTATCTCTTTGCCGATTGA
- a CDS encoding SGNH/GDSL hydrolase family protein: protein MILRRLLHLALLLAMTALPPAASAAGKTTQKQAPKTAAISKPEPRILIMGDSLLASHSISGRSIGDVLERLLHEPVKDRSVVGARMLYFLPVTGALGLSIPKQWRKAKWDWVILNGGGNDLWLGCGCQDHDCDHKMNRLIAKSGRRGRFPRWSRKSVNPARG, encoded by the coding sequence ATGATCCTGCGCCGTTTGCTTCATCTGGCGCTTTTGCTGGCCATGACCGCGCTGCCGCCCGCCGCCTCCGCCGCTGGCAAGACCACGCAAAAACAAGCTCCGAAAACCGCCGCCATAAGCAAACCCGAACCGCGCATCCTGATCATGGGCGACAGCCTGCTCGCCTCGCATTCGATTTCCGGGCGCTCCATCGGCGATGTGCTTGAGCGCCTATTGCATGAACCGGTGAAGGATCGCTCGGTCGTGGGCGCGCGTATGCTCTATTTCCTGCCCGTCACCGGCGCACTCGGCCTTTCCATCCCAAAGCAATGGCGCAAGGCCAAATGGGATTGGGTGATCCTCAATGGCGGCGGCAACGATCTTTGGCTTGGCTGTGGCTGTCAGGACCATGATTGCGACCACAAGATGAACCGCCTGATCGCCAAGTCCGGGCGCAGGGGGCGTTTCCCTCGCTGGTCTCGAAAATCCGTAAATCCGGCGCGCGGGTGA
- a CDS encoding thiamine pyrophosphate-binding protein, with protein MPKVSEVVVEALIEAGAKRCWGIVGDTINHFTDALRGSDLRWMHVRHEEAGALAAGAEAYLTGELAVCAGTCGPGTLHFVNGIFESHRNGAPVVLIASDVDRAEAGLNFPQEVDQRKIYEQTAVFCEAISHPDQARRITVMAAQAALARRGVAVIIVNGDMFQETCSDAQAWSVHRPKPVLRPADHELSGLATLVNDARAVTLYAGIGARGAQGEVVRLAKHLNAPVAHTTRAKEFIEPDNPFNIGMTGILGNRAGLEAIDGADLVLCLGTDFAYTQYWGDKRKVVQIDSDATHLGRRAPVHMGLVGDVGDTIRALLPLLEEKADDSHLSRALKRWEKDQEGYESAEREHDPALLHPQFVARTLDRLAADDAALTADGGSPMVWCLRHVRATGARSFLISLLHGTMANAYPQAMGIAAAFPDRQVIAMCGDGGLSMLMGDLLTLRQEKLAVKLLVFNNGSLGFVEMEQRVEGLLDSFTELENPDFSMLAKSCGIGGYRADNAETLEAVMAEWLAHDGPALLDVPVNRMELVMPPKIEAGQVASTALFGLKAVLDGRAREVVSLLKTNFLK; from the coding sequence ATGCCCAAGGTTTCAGAAGTGGTTGTCGAGGCGCTGATCGAGGCGGGCGCGAAGCGGTGTTGGGGGATCGTGGGCGACACGATCAACCATTTCACCGATGCGCTGCGCGGCAGCGATCTGCGCTGGATGCATGTGCGCCATGAAGAGGCGGGCGCGTTGGCCGCAGGCGCAGAGGCTTATCTGACCGGAGAGTTGGCGGTGTGTGCGGGCACGTGCGGGCCGGGGACGTTGCATTTCGTCAATGGCATTTTCGAGAGCCACCGCAACGGTGCGCCGGTGGTGTTGATCGCCTCGGATGTGGACCGGGCGGAGGCCGGGTTGAATTTTCCCCAAGAGGTGGACCAGCGCAAGATTTATGAGCAGACGGCGGTGTTTTGCGAAGCCATATCGCACCCCGATCAGGCGCGGCGGATCACCGTGATGGCGGCGCAGGCGGCGCTTGCCCGGCGGGGCGTGGCGGTTATCATCGTCAATGGCGATATGTTTCAGGAGACCTGTTCCGATGCGCAGGCGTGGTCGGTGCATCGGCCCAAGCCGGTGCTGCGGCCTGCCGACCATGAGCTGAGCGGTTTGGCCACGCTGGTAAACGACGCGCGGGCGGTGACGCTTTATGCCGGGATCGGCGCGCGCGGCGCGCAGGGTGAGGTGGTGCGGCTTGCCAAACATCTGAATGCGCCAGTGGCCCATACCACGCGCGCCAAGGAGTTCATCGAGCCGGATAATCCGTTCAACATCGGCATGACCGGAATTTTGGGCAACCGTGCCGGGCTGGAGGCGATTGACGGGGCTGATCTTGTGCTCTGCCTTGGCACCGATTTCGCCTATACGCAGTATTGGGGCGACAAGCGCAAGGTGGTGCAGATTGACAGCGACGCTACCCATCTGGGCCGCCGTGCGCCGGTGCATATGGGGCTGGTCGGTGATGTCGGGGATACGATCAGGGCGCTGTTGCCGCTGTTGGAGGAAAAGGCGGATGACAGCCATCTCAGCCGCGCGCTGAAGCGGTGGGAAAAGGATCAGGAAGGCTATGAGAGCGCCGAGCGTGAGCATGACCCGGCATTGCTTCACCCGCAATTCGTGGCGCGCACGCTTGACCGGCTGGCCGCCGACGATGCGGCGCTTACCGCAGACGGCGGCAGCCCGATGGTGTGGTGTCTGCGTCATGTCCGGGCGACGGGCGCGCGCAGTTTCCTGATCAGCCTGCTGCATGGCACGATGGCGAATGCCTATCCGCAGGCGATGGGAATTGCGGCGGCCTTTCCCGACCGTCAGGTGATTGCGATGTGCGGCGATGGCGGCCTGAGCATGTTGATGGGCGATCTGCTGACGCTGCGGCAGGAGAAGTTGGCGGTGAAGCTCTTGGTGTTCAACAACGGCTCTTTGGGGTTTGTCGAGATGGAACAGCGGGTTGAGGGCTTGCTTGATAGCTTTACCGAGCTGGAAAACCCCGATTTTTCGATGTTGGCGAAAAGCTGTGGGATTGGCGGGTATCGTGCGGATAACGCGGAGACGCTGGAAGCGGTGATGGCGGAGTGGCTGGCGCATGATGGCCCGGCGCTTCTGGATGTGCCGGTCAATCGGATGGAATTGGTGATGCCGCCGAAGATTGAGGCGGGGCAGGTGGCGTCGACCGCGCTTTTCGGGCTGAAGGCGGTGCTTGACGGGCGCGCGCGCGAGGTTGTTTCACTGCTGAAAACGAATTTCCTGAAGTAA
- a CDS encoding sulfotransferase family protein — MGFPGTWMTESESVVYRVVPKCACSTIGQIMYYSDHGTFFDGDIHDAEDGLHKWARAESQPLINANVKTHQSFAFTCVRNPYTRILSSFFDKICGIQRNGKRYRGNLVPLLIQKYGIEVGDPESGFEFDQIKSFRRFLLFVRDTVRWRRPMDPDIHWSAMSGHVSTFIVNGGQYDRIFWTETFDKGMQQVLDAIEVPHKVTLKDIPRFNESEGHGPKRAHPVEDYFDDLSMHLIKEIYHRDFNLFKYDFNDPSNKMPIGEIDLDEIHAKLGA, encoded by the coding sequence ATGGGTTTCCCAGGAACCTGGATGACGGAGAGCGAGAGCGTGGTTTACCGCGTGGTGCCGAAATGTGCCTGCTCGACCATCGGTCAGATCATGTATTATTCCGATCACGGCACGTTTTTTGATGGCGACATTCATGACGCGGAGGACGGCTTGCACAAATGGGCCCGCGCCGAAAGCCAGCCGTTGATCAATGCCAATGTGAAAACGCATCAGAGTTTTGCGTTTACCTGTGTGCGCAATCCTTACACCCGCATTCTGTCGAGCTTTTTCGACAAGATTTGCGGGATTCAGCGTAACGGCAAGCGGTATCGCGGGAATCTGGTGCCGCTGCTGATCCAGAAATACGGGATCGAGGTGGGCGACCCGGAGAGCGGGTTCGAGTTTGACCAGATCAAGAGCTTCCGGCGCTTCCTGTTATTTGTGCGCGACACGGTTCGTTGGCGCCGCCCGATGGACCCGGATATTCATTGGAGCGCGATGAGCGGGCATGTCAGCACGTTCATCGTCAACGGCGGGCAATATGACAGGATTTTCTGGACCGAGACGTTCGACAAGGGGATGCAGCAGGTGCTTGATGCGATCGAAGTGCCCCACAAAGTGACGCTGAAGGATATTCCGCGTTTCAACGAAAGCGAAGGCCACGGGCCGAAGCGGGCGCATCCGGTGGAGGATTATTTCGACGATCTTTCGATGCATCTGATCAAGGAAATATATCACCGGGATTTCAACCTGTTCAAATACGATTTCAACGATCCATCGAACAAGATGCCAATCGGTGAGATTGATCTGGATGAGATTCACGCCAAACTGGGTGCATAA
- the polA gene encoding DNA polymerase I produces MSFGKGCHLHLIDGSAFIFRAYHALPPLTRKSDGLPIGAVAGFCNMLQKYVEDSTGPDAPTHAAVIFDYSGKSFRNDLYDLYKANRPPAPEELVPQFPLTREATRAFNIACHEIEGYEADDIIATLSAQARDLGGRVTIISSDKDMMQLVGGGVEMLDAMKARRIDRDGVLEKFGVPPERVIDVQALAGDSVDNVPGAPGIGIKTAALLINEYGDLETLLARAGEIKQPKRRETLLGHADQIRLSRDLVTLKLDTPLDFSIHDLEIRDPEPDVLLPFLAEMEFRTLSKRIADKLGVAAPIIEDAPAPSPDAAPEFPPIDPEKYECVRDAAALARWVELIRKRGYVAIDTETTSLDEMRAELVGISLAVLPGEACYIPLIHKNGNSDDLFGSDALAEGQMPLEAALAALKPVLEDDAILKIGQNMKYDAKIFANHGLAIAPIDDTMLMSYALHAGLHGHGMDTLSARYLNHEPIPIKPLLGSGKSAITFDRVPLDDAVKYAAEDADITLRLWHLFKPRLHRAKVTTVYETLERPLVPVLATMERAGILVDRDTLSRMSNAFAQKMAALEAELHAMAGREFNVQSPAQVGEILFNEMALEGGKKTKTGQWSTPANALEDLATLHDFPARILDYRQLQKLKSTYTDALQNHINAETGRVHTSYVQTGANTGRLASTDPNLQNIPVRTEEGRRIREAFIAPKGKTLISLDYSQIELRILAHTADITELKKAFRDGLDIHAMTASEMFDVPMDEMTPEIRRRAKAINFGVIYGISGFGLARNLRIPRADAQAFIDRYFERFPGIRAYMDETIAFAKAHDHVKTLFGRVIHTPEINSKGPTAGFARRAAINAPIQGTAADIIRRAMIRMPAAIHDLPAKMLLQVHDELLFEVEDAATDDLIAAARDVMENAAAPAVHIDIPLTVDSGKGANWAEAH; encoded by the coding sequence ATGTCATTCGGCAAAGGCTGCCATCTGCACCTGATTGACGGTTCGGCCTTCATTTTCCGGGCCTATCACGCCCTGCCGCCGCTCACCCGCAAATCCGATGGCCTGCCGATCGGCGCCGTCGCCGGGTTCTGCAACATGCTGCAAAAATATGTCGAAGACAGCACCGGCCCGGATGCGCCGACCCATGCCGCGGTGATCTTCGATTATTCCGGCAAAAGCTTTCGCAACGATCTTTACGACCTCTACAAGGCCAACCGCCCGCCCGCGCCCGAAGAACTCGTCCCGCAATTCCCGCTGACCCGCGAAGCAACCCGCGCCTTCAACATCGCCTGTCACGAAATCGAAGGTTATGAGGCCGACGACATCATCGCCACCCTGTCCGCGCAGGCCCGCGATCTGGGCGGGCGTGTCACCATCATCTCGTCCGACAAGGATATGATGCAACTCGTCGGCGGCGGGGTGGAAATGCTCGACGCGATGAAGGCCCGCCGGATCGACCGTGATGGTGTGCTCGAAAAATTCGGCGTCCCGCCCGAGCGGGTCATCGACGTGCAGGCACTTGCCGGTGACAGCGTTGATAACGTCCCCGGCGCACCGGGCATCGGCATCAAAACGGCGGCTCTTCTGATCAACGAATACGGCGATCTTGAAACGCTGCTGGCGCGCGCGGGTGAAATCAAGCAGCCCAAGCGCCGCGAAACCCTGCTCGGGCACGCCGATCAAATCCGCCTGTCGCGCGATCTGGTCACGCTCAAACTCGACACGCCGCTTGATTTCTCCATCCACGATCTGGAGATTCGCGACCCCGAACCCGACGTGCTGCTGCCGTTTCTGGCCGAAATGGAGTTCCGCACCCTGTCAAAACGCATCGCCGACAAGCTTGGCGTCGCCGCCCCGATCATCGAAGACGCCCCGGCCCCCAGCCCCGATGCCGCGCCGGAATTTCCACCCATCGACCCGGAAAAATACGAATGCGTCCGCGACGCTGCGGCCCTTGCGCGCTGGGTTGAGCTGATCCGCAAGCGTGGCTATGTGGCGATTGACACGGAAACCACCTCGCTTGACGAAATGCGCGCCGAACTGGTCGGCATTTCGCTTGCCGTGCTCCCCGGGGAAGCCTGCTATATCCCGCTGATCCACAAGAACGGCAATTCCGATGATCTATTCGGCTCCGATGCGCTGGCTGAGGGGCAAATGCCGCTGGAAGCCGCCCTTGCCGCGCTCAAACCCGTGCTTGAGGATGATGCCATCCTCAAGATCGGCCAGAACATGAAATATGACGCGAAAATCTTCGCCAATCACGGCCTTGCAATCGCGCCCATCGACGACACCATGCTGATGTCCTACGCGCTTCATGCTGGCCTGCATGGGCACGGCATGGATACCCTTTCCGCGCGGTATCTCAACCATGAACCGATCCCGATCAAACCGCTTCTCGGGTCGGGCAAATCCGCCATCACCTTTGACCGGGTACCGCTTGACGACGCGGTGAAATACGCCGCCGAAGACGCCGACATAACGCTGCGCCTGTGGCACCTGTTCAAACCGCGCCTGCACCGCGCCAAGGTCACCACTGTCTATGAAACGCTAGAGCGCCCACTTGTCCCGGTGCTCGCCACCATGGAACGCGCGGGCATCCTCGTTGACCGCGACACGCTCAGCCGGATGTCGAACGCCTTCGCACAGAAAATGGCCGCACTAGAGGCCGAACTCCACGCCATGGCGGGCCGCGAATTCAACGTGCAAAGCCCGGCACAAGTGGGCGAGATCCTGTTCAATGAAATGGCGCTCGAGGGCGGCAAAAAAACCAAAACCGGGCAATGGTCCACCCCCGCAAATGCCTTGGAAGACCTTGCCACGCTGCACGATTTTCCCGCGCGCATCCTTGATTATCGCCAGCTTCAGAAACTAAAATCGACCTATACCGACGCGTTGCAAAACCATATCAACGCTGAGACTGGCCGGGTTCATACCTCCTACGTGCAGACCGGCGCCAATACCGGGCGGCTCGCCTCGACCGATCCGAACCTGCAAAACATCCCCGTGCGCACCGAAGAAGGGCGCCGCATCCGCGAAGCCTTCATTGCGCCCAAGGGCAAAACCCTGATCTCGCTCGACTATTCCCAGATTGAGCTGCGCATTCTCGCCCATACCGCCGACATTACCGAGCTGAAAAAGGCGTTCCGCGACGGCCTCGATATCCACGCCATGACGGCCTCCGAGATGTTCGATGTCCCGATGGATGAGATGACCCCCGAAATTCGCCGCCGCGCCAAGGCGATCAATTTCGGCGTGATCTACGGCATTTCCGGCTTTGGCCTTGCGCGCAACCTGCGTATCCCGCGCGCCGACGCCCAAGCCTTCATTGACCGCTATTTTGAACGCTTCCCCGGCATCCGCGCCTATATGGACGAGACCATCGCCTTCGCCAAAGCGCATGATCATGTCAAAACCCTGTTTGGCCGCGTCATCCACACGCCCGAGATCAACTCCAAAGGGCCGACCGCCGGTTTCGCCCGCCGCGCCGCGATCAATGCGCCGATTCAGGGCACCGCCGCCGATATCATCCGCCGCGCCATGATCCGTATGCCCGCCGCCATCCATGACCTGCCCGCGAAGATGTTGCTGCAAGTGCATGATGAATTGCTGTTCGAAGTCGAAGACGCCGCCACCGACGATCTTATTGCCGCAGCCCGCGACGTGATGGAAAACGCCGCCGCCCCCGCCGTGCATATCGACATCCCGCTCACCGTCGATTCCGGCAAAGGCGCCAACTGGGCAGAGGCACATTGA